The DNA region GGCCGACACCGTCATCGCGACCTGCACCGACGAGGTCCGCGAGCTCCGCCGGCTCGGCCTGCCCGACGGCCGCGCCACGATCATCCCGTGCGGTGTCGACACCGATCTGTTCCGGCCCGGACCGGGCCGGCTCGCCGACCGGCTGCGGCTGCTCGTCCTGGGCAGGATGGTGCCCCGCAAGGGGATCGGCAACGCGATCGAGGCGCTCGCCCACCTGGTCCACGACGAGGGGCTCGACGTCGAGCTGATGATCGCCGGCGGCCCGTCGCGCAGGGACCTCGACTCCGACCCCGAGACGCTGCGGCTGCGGCAGATCGCCGATCACCACGGCGTCGCCGGCCGCACGATCTTCCTCGGCAGCGTCGACCGCGACGGCGTCCCTGGCCTGATCCGCAGCAGCGACGCCGTGGTGGCGGTGCCCTGGTACGAACCGTTCGGCATCGTGCCCGTCGAGGCGATGGCCTGCGGCCGCCCCGTGGTCGGCACGGCCGTCGGTGGGCTTCTCGACACCGTGGTGCCCGGGGTCACCGGCGACCTGGTACGACCGCGGCACCCCGTCGAGCTGGCCCGCGTCCTGGCCACCCTGCTGCGCGACCCCGAGCGCCGACGGCGCTACGGCGAAGCCGGGCGGCGGCGCGCGGTCGAGCGCTACGACTGGCGCCACGTCCTGGCTGCCACCGAGCACCTCTACGAGCGGGTCACCCGACCCGCCAGATCCACCCGTTCCATCGATGCGAAGGAGGCAGTCCGATGACCACGACCCCATGCGCCCACGAGCACCTCGCCGAGCTCAGCCAGACTCTGCGGAGGTTCGACGGCTGTGTCGACATCGCCGACCAGTGGGGTGTACGTCTCGTGCCCGTGCTCGAGTCCGGCGGGCGACTTCTCGCGGCCGGCAACGGTGGCAGCGCCGCCCAGGCCCAGCACCTGACCGCCGAGCTGGTCGGCCGCTATCGCGAGGACCGCGCCCCGTTCTCGGCGATCTGCCTCTCCGCGGAGACCTCCAGCCTGACCGCCATCGGCAACGACTACCCGCCCGAGGAGCTCTTCGCCCGTCAGGTCGAGGCGCACGGGCGGCCCGGCGACGTCCTCGTGCTGATGTCCACCAGCGGCCGCAGCGGCAACCTGCTCGCGGCCGCCCGGCGCGGACGGCGGGCCGGGATGCAGGTCTGGTCGATGACCGGCCCGCTCCCCAACCCGCTGGCCGACCTCTCCGACGAGCACTGCTCCGTCGAGGCGCGCTACACCGCCACCGTGCAGGAGATGCACCTGGTCGCGCTGCACATCATGTGCGCCGCCTTCGACCGCGAGCTCGGCGTCGGCGTGCCCGCGCAGGTCTCGACCGAGGACCTGGAGGTGCTGCGATGAGGGTCGTCGTGGTCGGTGACGTCCTGCTGGACGTGGACGTCACCGGAGACGTACGCCGCCGGCTGCCGGAGGCGAACGCGCCGGTCATCGACGACCCGCGAGAGCGGCTCCGTCCCGGTGGCGCCGGCCTGGCGGCGGCACTGGCCGCCGCCGACGGCCACGAGGTGGTCCTGGTGACCGCGCTGGCGGCCGATCCGGCGGGCTCGCGGATCCACGAGCTGTGCAGCGGCGCCGGGATCACGGTCCTCGCGGTCCCGCAGCACGGCACCACTCCGGTCAAGCGCCGGATCATCGCCGAGCAGCAGCCGGTCGCGCGCCTGGACGAAGGCTCCTGCGGCCCGATCGAGCCCGTCCCGGCCGATGCGCTCGACGCGATCGGTGCGGCGGACGCGATCCTCGTCTCCGACTACGGCCAGGGGCTGACGAGCGTCGCCAACCTCCGCCACGCGCTGAGCAGCATCGCCGCGACGACGTCGACGCCGATCGTGTGGGACCCGCACCCGCGCGGGGAGGCACCGGTCCC from Nocardioides luteus includes:
- a CDS encoding glycosyltransferase codes for the protein MRVALVSEHANPLAALGREDAGGQNVHVAALAAGLAQNGHEVTVYTRRDDLATPARVRTDGYVVEHVPAGPPAEVAKDDLLPYIPELARRLQEAWLIEPPDLVHTHFWMSGLASLPGVREQGVPLVQSFHALGSVKRRQQGDADTSPPERIEHERRLCVEADTVIATCTDEVRELRRLGLPDGRATIIPCGVDTDLFRPGPGRLADRLRLLVLGRMVPRKGIGNAIEALAHLVHDEGLDVELMIAGGPSRRDLDSDPETLRLRQIADHHGVAGRTIFLGSVDRDGVPGLIRSSDAVVAVPWYEPFGIVPVEAMACGRPVVGTAVGGLLDTVVPGVTGDLVRPRHPVELARVLATLLRDPERRRRYGEAGRRRAVERYDWRHVLAATEHLYERVTRPARSTRSIDAKEAVR
- a CDS encoding D-sedoheptulose-7-phosphate isomerase, whose product is MTTTPCAHEHLAELSQTLRRFDGCVDIADQWGVRLVPVLESGGRLLAAGNGGSAAQAQHLTAELVGRYREDRAPFSAICLSAETSSLTAIGNDYPPEELFARQVEAHGRPGDVLVLMSTSGRSGNLLAAARRGRRAGMQVWSMTGPLPNPLADLSDEHCSVEARYTATVQEMHLVALHIMCAAFDRELGVGVPAQVSTEDLEVLR